A genomic stretch from Drosophila willistoni isolate 14030-0811.24 unplaced genomic scaffold, UCI_dwil_1.1 Seg190, whole genome shotgun sequence includes:
- the LOC124461046 gene encoding uncharacterized protein LOC124461046: protein MVGDHRATRQIVIRRRNNSLQSIPDTHRLYDALQYPLIFWKGQDGYCINLKQRDPVTGTETNKNISSKDFYSFRLMIRRGQDNIILRCRELCQQFMVDMYVKIESERLRYLRFNQQKLRADEYIHLRDAIASNADTAEIGNSVILPSLFCIIILCSSKHKLVQLKGNTKFFDC, encoded by the exons ATGGTTGGCGACCATAGAGCTACGCGACAAATCGTGATTcgaagaagaaataattctCTTCAGTCCATTCCTGATACCCATCGTTTATATGATGCTCTCCAATATCCACTCATTTTTTGGAAGGGACAAGACGGATATTGCATAAACCTTAAGCAACGAGATCCGGTAACAg GAACCGAAACAAACAAGAATATTAGCTCAAAGGATTTCTATTCGTTTCGGTTGATGATTAGACGTGGTCAGGATAATATCATTCTACGATGTCGTGAGCTTTGCCAACAATTTATGGTCGATATGTACGTCAAGATAGAGAGTGAACGACTACGATACTTGCGATTTAACCAACAGAAGCTGCGTGCGGATGAATACATTCACTTGCGAGATGCTATTGCCAGCAACGCTGATACTGCCGAAATCGGTAACTCTGTCATCCTACCATCattgttttgtattattatattatgttCATCAAAGCATAAATTAGTTCAGCTAAAAGGTAACACGAAATTCTTTGACTGTTAG